A window of the Streptomyces formicae genome harbors these coding sequences:
- a CDS encoding RNase A-like domain-containing protein, with the protein MEEFKDSQVWLEVDSAGRYDLNLGANEYMADGHTLDKHVGKTDEQLAQRLRDQQANGPTQAWPHGKPMPSGSSAFPNYQRAEELTEHNLNQNKAAIEAWIKGPPPPEEGKVEDFHSTAPNGETSGRSVSKQPVDPNDPLSGYKQGGMSAKAYDVTGIDTRIRYDSSRTPPFTVMTSMPSKS; encoded by the coding sequence ATGGAGGAGTTCAAGGACTCGCAGGTCTGGCTGGAGGTCGACTCGGCCGGCAGGTACGACCTGAACCTCGGCGCCAACGAGTACATGGCGGACGGCCACACGCTGGACAAGCACGTCGGCAAGACGGACGAGCAGCTCGCACAGCGCTTGCGCGACCAGCAGGCGAACGGCCCTACGCAGGCCTGGCCGCACGGCAAGCCGATGCCCAGCGGCTCTTCGGCCTTCCCGAACTACCAGCGGGCGGAGGAGCTGACCGAGCACAACCTCAACCAGAACAAGGCCGCCATCGAGGCATGGATCAAGGGCCCGCCGCCGCCGGAGGAGGGAAAGGTCGAAGACTTCCATTCGACCGCGCCGAACGGCGAGACCAGCGGCCGCAGCGTGAGCAAGCAGCCTGTGGACCCGAACGACCCGCTGTCCGGGTACAAGCAGGGCGGCATGAGTGCCAAGGCGTACGACGTGACCGGTATCGACACGCGGATCCGGTACGACAGCAGCCGCACCCCGCCGTTCACCGTCATGACCTCGATGCCCTCCAAGTCCTAG
- a CDS encoding HAD domain-containing protein, translating into MVPVFGRAGLPCRRDRLSGAPHPFLDVDGPLIPFGPSFGRAEAPAPSSDAVPDQGNPLLGRLDPALGPRLIALGCDLVWATTWMDDANESIAPRLGLPRLPVVEWPEAPADDDPRGLHWKTRQLVEWAGNRPFIWVDDEISAMDRLWVAAQHQGPSLLHRVDPNEGLVDGDFSVLAGWLRTAVPSGVTCEAADLRESG; encoded by the coding sequence ATGGTGCCAGTTTTCGGCCGAGCCGGGCTACCGTGCCGCCGTGATCGGCTCAGTGGAGCGCCCCATCCTTTCCTCGACGTCGACGGACCGCTCATCCCGTTCGGGCCATCGTTCGGCCGGGCTGAGGCTCCTGCCCCCAGCTCTGATGCGGTCCCTGACCAGGGAAACCCGTTGCTTGGTCGACTCGACCCCGCTCTTGGGCCGCGTCTGATCGCGCTGGGGTGCGACCTGGTGTGGGCCACCACGTGGATGGACGATGCGAACGAGTCCATCGCCCCACGACTCGGGTTGCCGAGGCTGCCTGTGGTGGAGTGGCCGGAAGCGCCCGCCGACGACGACCCACGCGGCCTGCACTGGAAAACCCGCCAACTCGTCGAGTGGGCCGGCAACCGCCCGTTCATCTGGGTCGACGACGAGATCAGCGCCATGGACCGCCTATGGGTCGCCGCGCAACACCAAGGCCCATCGCTGCTTCACCGCGTCGACCCGAACGAGGGCCTCGTCGACGGCGACTTCTCGGTACTTGCCGGTTGGCTCCGTACCGCCGTACCAAGCGGTGTCACCTGCGAGGCGGCTGATCTGCGGGAAAGCGGCTGA
- a CDS encoding RNase A-like domain-containing protein — translation MRTRSASYPDRETAHWATQQVVTANEQVIHRWLAQNTRARLTIDAAWPSREEPVGRVQLEADLLAGHGPVEVRAARVVLRREPSSPHGFVVHTTVPFYL, via the coding sequence GTGCGGACCCGTTCCGCCTCCTACCCCGACCGGGAGACCGCCCACTGGGCCACCCAGCAGGTGGTGACCGCCAACGAGCAGGTCATCCACCGCTGGCTCGCCCAGAACACCCGGGCCCGCCTCACCATCGACGCCGCCTGGCCCTCCCGCGAGGAGCCCGTGGGCCGGGTCCAGCTGGAGGCCGACCTGCTGGCCGGGCACGGACCCGTCGAGGTCCGCGCGGCGCGCGTGGTGCTGCGCCGCGAGCCGTCGAGCCCGCATGGCTTCGTCGTCCACACGACCGTCCCGTTCTACCTGTAG
- a CDS encoding contact-dependent growth inhibition system immunity protein, with protein sequence MSMKPLEHDRRYGELDQVMHAYLGQPADDTPERRSRALDAYLRHTWHTRPSAIAEAERQLREYSRNPPGRIRHGLGEFYAIPDTGIPQSGIGDWLMVLADHLKKSIEEGDVPEPSSPQTHWEWRARFPETAQLLGGWFSQDIVDEFPDHDAAVADYAATTDPQLAARLVGELHELLALPLDEGDYALAAAELGMEVGPPEPFSYGAWFQALATTLSSI encoded by the coding sequence ATGTCCATGAAGCCCCTCGAACACGATCGCCGGTACGGCGAGTTGGACCAGGTGATGCACGCGTACCTGGGGCAGCCGGCCGACGACACCCCGGAGAGGCGCAGCCGCGCGCTGGACGCGTACCTCCGTCACACCTGGCACACCCGCCCCTCGGCCATCGCGGAGGCGGAGCGCCAACTGCGCGAGTACAGCCGCAACCCTCCGGGCCGCATCCGGCACGGCCTTGGCGAGTTCTACGCGATCCCGGACACCGGGATACCCCAGTCGGGGATCGGTGACTGGCTGATGGTGCTGGCCGACCACCTGAAGAAGAGCATCGAGGAAGGCGACGTCCCGGAACCGTCGTCCCCGCAGACGCACTGGGAGTGGCGCGCGCGCTTTCCGGAGACCGCGCAACTGCTCGGCGGCTGGTTCTCGCAGGACATCGTGGACGAGTTCCCCGACCACGACGCCGCCGTCGCCGACTACGCCGCCACCACCGACCCCCAGCTGGCCGCACGCCTCGTCGGCGAACTCCACGAGTTGCTCGCGCTCCCCCTGGACGAGGGGGACTACGCCCTGGCCGCGGCCGAACTGGGCATGGAAGTCGGCCCGCCCGAGCCGTTCTCCTACGGCGCCTGGTTCCAGGCGCTGGCGACGACACTGTCCAGCATCTGA